In a single window of the Nitrospira sp. MA-1 genome:
- a CDS encoding aldo/keto reductase — MSESTTEHKPNRLSHETSPYLLQHAYNPVDWFPWGEEALNMAKKENKPILLSIGYSACHWCHVMERESFENQAIAELMNRYFVNIKVDREERPDLDEIYMQATTAMNQGHGGWPMTVFLTPDQDPIFAGTYFPPTDRYGRPGFGSILTNIGEGWKKDQSNITQQASRFTTRLRTALQPASPLAVGEAEIENAVKQFARDFDARYGGFGRAPKFPPATGLSFLLRQYHWSLEKKILAMVTKTLDGMAAGGLYDHIGGGFARYSTDDEWLAPHFEKMLYDNALLARTYVEAFQVTGENRYRQVATETLDYILREMTAPEGGFYSATDADSEGVEGKFFVWTPEQIRELITNEQDATRFCAYYDITEEGNWEHTNIPRTTKSLETVAEELGCSTEDLRDTISRVRPEVYQARLKRIPPGLDDKIITAWNGMMIGTMAEAGRVFNHQPYLVGAIRAADFLLTTLSGPESRLWRTYRSGHAHLNACLEDYAYAAEAMIDVYEASGQERYLHEAVSLAERILEDFEDRDNGGFFTTPTDHEALIIRGREGADGATPSGNAVAASALARLSFHGDRDDFRKAATNAIRAYGQQIGQVPRGFPKSLMVVDLLLRGPIELALVGIPGDKLYDQLRSAVNACFVPYRILAYKQELNGEPTHPLLAGKTLANGKSALYVCKNFACQAPITDPQEVVDALSHPQGTTTSHTKEPPLQALTTQGLSGHATPQGTGQYVARILASPQDSRPSPHGYTSLGSTGLTTSRIGFGGYRIDVGVEDHRRALEKSLQGGCNLIDTSTNYADGGSERLVGVVLKDLVAKQRISRDEIIVVSKIGYVQGNNITRAEAREQAGKPFPEMVKYGEGIWHCLHPSFLEEQLILSLDRLGLETLDVCLLHNPEYFLSDAKNRNLSIDPLRLEDLRQEFYRRLQEAFTYLETQIAAGRLQYYGISSNTCTAKPDNPEATSLSRMLKAAESAAKHAGLPHHHFRVLQLPMNIFESGALLTPNTGPEQSQTVLAFAQEADIAVLVNRPLNAIPGKGGGMIRLADPQAEISNTNFDAQHPKVAALEHDYKQVLAPQVPKPEKGAAPLDYFNWAEELKRIRPSIHNLEHWDQIESQTIAPHANQVFQLLTRHFAGKQEEEQIWESWRDRYVPELVSLLKVMRMEAAHKSAKKLSEIRKLIDPLIPDSKREEPFARKAIWAVASTPGVTSVLNGMRHPVYVDDSLGIMKWEPLSQTRALFEAIHTSEIP; from the coding sequence ATGTCTGAATCCACGACAGAGCACAAACCCAATCGACTGAGTCACGAAACCAGCCCTTACCTCCTTCAGCATGCCTACAATCCAGTAGATTGGTTCCCCTGGGGCGAGGAAGCGCTGAATATGGCAAAGAAAGAGAATAAACCAATTTTGCTCTCCATTGGCTATTCAGCCTGCCATTGGTGCCACGTCATGGAGCGGGAATCGTTTGAGAATCAGGCCATCGCGGAACTGATGAACCGGTATTTCGTGAATATCAAAGTGGACAGGGAAGAACGGCCGGATTTGGATGAAATCTATATGCAGGCCACCACTGCCATGAACCAGGGTCACGGTGGGTGGCCCATGACCGTGTTCCTCACCCCCGATCAGGATCCGATTTTTGCAGGAACTTATTTCCCTCCTACGGACCGCTATGGTCGTCCGGGATTCGGATCAATTCTGACAAACATTGGGGAAGGGTGGAAGAAAGATCAATCCAACATCACCCAACAAGCCAGTCGATTCACCACACGTCTGAGAACCGCTCTACAACCTGCATCTCCGCTTGCCGTTGGTGAAGCCGAGATTGAAAATGCCGTCAAGCAATTTGCCCGTGATTTTGATGCACGTTATGGGGGATTTGGACGAGCGCCCAAGTTTCCGCCCGCCACCGGACTCTCATTTCTCTTACGTCAGTACCACTGGAGTCTGGAGAAAAAAATACTCGCCATGGTCACCAAAACTTTGGATGGCATGGCCGCAGGGGGACTGTACGATCATATCGGCGGCGGATTTGCGCGCTATTCCACTGATGATGAATGGTTAGCCCCCCACTTTGAAAAAATGCTGTATGACAATGCCCTCCTCGCCCGGACCTACGTTGAAGCCTTTCAAGTCACAGGGGAAAATCGATACCGCCAGGTCGCCACGGAGACCTTAGATTACATTTTGCGAGAAATGACCGCACCGGAAGGCGGGTTTTATTCAGCAACTGATGCGGACAGCGAAGGAGTAGAAGGGAAGTTTTTCGTGTGGACGCCGGAACAGATACGTGAACTCATAACAAATGAACAAGACGCCACCCGCTTCTGCGCCTATTACGACATCACCGAGGAAGGCAATTGGGAACACACCAACATCCCGCGCACAACGAAATCACTAGAAACGGTCGCAGAGGAATTAGGCTGTTCCACCGAGGATCTACGAGACACGATCAGCCGTGTGCGCCCGGAAGTCTACCAGGCACGTCTGAAACGAATCCCACCTGGACTTGATGATAAAATCATCACCGCCTGGAATGGCATGATGATCGGGACAATGGCCGAAGCCGGTCGAGTATTTAACCACCAACCCTATCTAGTTGGTGCCATCCGTGCCGCCGATTTTCTTCTGACCACACTTTCAGGTCCGGAGAGCCGGCTGTGGCGCACCTATCGGTCAGGGCATGCCCATCTCAATGCCTGTTTGGAAGATTATGCCTATGCGGCCGAAGCCATGATCGACGTTTATGAAGCCTCTGGCCAGGAACGGTACCTTCATGAGGCGGTCTCATTAGCTGAACGTATCCTGGAAGATTTTGAAGATCGGGACAACGGTGGATTTTTTACCACCCCCACTGATCATGAAGCCTTAATTATCCGGGGACGGGAAGGCGCCGATGGTGCAACTCCCAGTGGAAATGCGGTGGCCGCTTCGGCTTTGGCCCGCCTATCATTTCACGGTGATCGTGATGACTTTCGGAAAGCCGCGACCAATGCTATTCGTGCCTATGGACAACAAATTGGGCAGGTGCCCAGAGGGTTTCCCAAAAGTCTCATGGTCGTAGACCTCCTATTACGAGGCCCTATCGAGTTGGCCCTTGTAGGAATTCCCGGCGATAAGCTATACGACCAACTCCGTTCAGCAGTGAATGCGTGTTTTGTGCCTTACCGCATTTTGGCCTACAAGCAGGAGCTGAATGGTGAACCGACTCATCCCCTTTTGGCCGGAAAAACTCTGGCGAATGGGAAATCCGCGCTGTATGTCTGTAAAAACTTTGCCTGTCAGGCTCCGATCACCGATCCTCAAGAGGTCGTTGACGCATTGAGCCATCCTCAGGGAACCACCACTTCACACACGAAAGAACCACCCCTGCAAGCACTGACCACCCAGGGCCTTTCCGGACATGCCACTCCTCAAGGAACGGGGCAATACGTAGCCAGAATCCTTGCCAGCCCACAGGATTCTCGCCCTTCTCCTCATGGATATACGTCTTTGGGTTCAACCGGATTGACGACTTCTCGCATAGGCTTTGGTGGTTACCGGATCGACGTTGGGGTGGAAGACCACCGAAGGGCTCTTGAAAAATCTTTACAAGGCGGGTGCAACCTTATCGATACGTCCACCAATTATGCCGACGGTGGAAGCGAACGGTTGGTCGGTGTGGTGCTCAAGGATCTTGTTGCTAAGCAGAGGATCTCCCGCGATGAAATCATTGTGGTCTCAAAAATCGGCTATGTGCAGGGAAATAATATTACACGCGCCGAGGCCAGGGAACAGGCCGGGAAACCGTTTCCCGAAATGGTCAAATATGGCGAGGGCATCTGGCATTGTCTCCATCCTTCATTTCTAGAGGAACAACTCATTCTGTCTCTTGACCGACTGGGGCTGGAAACCCTGGATGTCTGTCTCCTGCACAATCCAGAATATTTTTTGTCTGATGCCAAGAACCGGAACTTATCAATTGATCCACTCAGACTTGAGGATCTCCGGCAGGAGTTTTATCGGCGTCTGCAAGAAGCTTTTACCTATCTGGAGACACAAATCGCCGCCGGCCGTTTGCAATACTATGGGATCTCCTCCAATACCTGCACGGCCAAACCCGATAATCCCGAAGCCACATCACTTTCTCGTATGCTCAAGGCCGCTGAGTCTGCCGCGAAACATGCCGGCCTCCCTCACCATCATTTTCGTGTTCTGCAACTCCCAATGAATATATTTGAATCGGGAGCCCTGCTCACACCCAATACCGGACCTGAACAGTCGCAAACGGTCCTGGCATTTGCCCAGGAAGCCGACATTGCTGTTCTGGTGAACCGGCCTCTGAATGCCATTCCGGGAAAAGGCGGAGGCATGATACGTCTCGCAGATCCCCAAGCGGAAATTTCCAATACGAACTTTGATGCCCAGCACCCAAAAGTCGCCGCGCTGGAACACGATTACAAGCAGGTGCTAGCACCCCAGGTCCCCAAACCGGAAAAAGGAGCTGCTCCACTGGACTATTTCAACTGGGCCGAAGAACTGAAACGAATTCGTCCGTCCATCCACAATCTTGAGCACTGGGACCAAATCGAATCACAAACGATTGCCCCTCATGCCAATCAGGTCTTCCAACTACTCACCAGACATTTCGCCGGCAAACAGGAAGAAGAACAAATATGGGAATCGTGGCGGGATCGCTATGTCCCTGAACTCGTCTCCCTCCTCAAGGTCATGCGCATGGAGGCCGCGCATAAAAGTGCGAAGAAACTCTCTGAAATTCGTAAGCTCATAGACCCCCTCATACCGGATTCCAAACGGGAAGAACCTTTTGCCCGTAAAGCCATCTGGGCAGTAGCCAGTACCCCAGGTGTAACCTCTGTGCTCAATGGCATGCGACATCCTGTCTATGTCGATGACTCGCTGGGCATCATGAAATGGGAACCGCTCTCTCAAACCCGAGCACTATTTGAAGCCATTCATACATCCGAGATTCCCTGA
- a CDS encoding c-type cytochrome → MNHYRLILGSSFILATILAPPAWSANPAGYGTAGGEFNIKISRVPSNEIAKAKSAKPPIEPTPEILAEGKEIFLGRGGCISCHGAEGKGDGPAAKNLPIQPRNFTNPKFNTYRTPGEMMWVLKNGSMGQTGRVPGTGMLPVVQPKGFISEKDGWKVLLYERSLGNQQK, encoded by the coding sequence ATGAATCACTACCGGCTTATTTTGGGAAGTAGCTTTATCCTCGCCACCATTCTTGCGCCACCTGCCTGGTCTGCCAACCCTGCTGGGTATGGTACCGCAGGCGGTGAATTCAACATCAAAATCTCCCGGGTCCCTTCGAATGAGATCGCCAAAGCCAAATCGGCGAAACCTCCCATTGAGCCCACTCCGGAAATCCTGGCGGAAGGAAAAGAAATCTTTCTGGGACGTGGGGGTTGTATTAGTTGTCATGGGGCAGAAGGAAAGGGGGATGGGCCGGCGGCAAAAAACCTTCCCATTCAACCGAGAAATTTCACCAACCCTAAGTTTAACACCTATCGAACACCTGGTGAAATGATGTGGGTCCTCAAAAACGGAAGCATGGGACAGACCGGCCGGGTCCCCGGAACCGGGATGCTTCCTGTTGTACAACCCAAAGGATTCATTTCGGAAAAGGATGGCTGGAAGGTGTTGCTGTATGAACGAAGCCTCGGAAACCAACAAAAATAG
- a CDS encoding DnaJ domain-containing protein: MALNEHNRRKFVAGMSRRISKLRDQSEQSLDFAIETMFQERTEAYLHVEQGLMEVDRMLGLVEGELEDITELTTAQRLESRLEFIEDRFEEFESEIRQRPRRRRHKINLFNFFKAAGGGGGEGEPTSVRGEIRSSVHAYEVLGVEFGSPLPVVTRAFRERAKKIHPDIRQGDRSSEPELRRIIEAYQFLKTDYFGGTASDSVQRPF; this comes from the coding sequence ATGGCATTAAACGAGCACAATCGACGGAAATTTGTGGCTGGCATGAGTCGGCGGATTTCGAAGCTACGCGACCAATCTGAGCAAAGCTTGGACTTTGCTATTGAAACAATGTTTCAAGAGCGAACTGAGGCCTATCTGCATGTTGAGCAGGGGTTGATGGAGGTTGATCGGATGTTGGGGCTGGTTGAGGGGGAGTTGGAGGATATTACCGAACTGACTACCGCCCAGCGCTTGGAATCCCGGTTAGAATTTATTGAAGACCGTTTTGAAGAGTTTGAGAGCGAAATAAGGCAGCGTCCCCGCCGTCGACGGCACAAGATCAATCTCTTTAATTTCTTTAAGGCTGCCGGAGGTGGAGGAGGGGAGGGAGAGCCCACTTCTGTTCGTGGAGAAATTCGTTCGTCCGTCCACGCCTATGAAGTGCTAGGGGTTGAGTTTGGAAGTCCTTTGCCAGTGGTAACTCGAGCCTTTCGTGAGCGGGCGAAGAAGATACATCCTGATATCCGACAAGGCGACCGCAGTTCCGAGCCGGAACTGCGGCGAATTATCGAAGCCTACCAATTCCTCAAAACCGACTATTTCGGCGGTACGGCATCGGATTCTGTCCAGCGGCCATTCTGA
- the arsC gene encoding arsenate reductase (glutaredoxin) (This arsenate reductase requires both glutathione and glutaredoxin to convert arsenate to arsenite, after which the efflux transporter formed by ArsA and ArsB can extrude the arsenite from the cell, providing resistance.), which yields MADILIYHKPTCSTCRQVIKLVEESGQPFTTINYYEKTFSKSTLKGLLKKAGIKSSEIIRKKEAIYKNLNLQDSQFTDDELLDILIKHPDLIQRPLVQKGDQAILARPPETVSKIL from the coding sequence ATGGCTGACATCCTCATTTATCACAAACCCACTTGCTCCACTTGCCGACAGGTTATCAAATTAGTGGAGGAAAGCGGACAACCCTTTACGACCATTAACTACTACGAAAAAACATTTTCCAAATCCACACTCAAAGGGCTACTCAAAAAGGCGGGGATCAAATCGTCAGAAATTATTCGAAAAAAGGAAGCGATTTACAAAAATCTGAACTTACAAGACTCACAATTCACTGATGATGAATTATTAGACATTCTGATCAAACACCCGGATCTCATCCAGCGTCCTCTGGTTCAAAAAGGGGACCAGGCAATCCTCGCCCGCCCTCCGGAAACAGTCAGCAAAATTCTTTAA
- a CDS encoding NAD(+)/NADH kinase, translating to MSTFHTIGIITKPNAPNILQEISHLRDWLVSHHKTVILDSTQGFPTSDNPTRIQIAKEADLLIVLGGDGTMLSGARLVEQRGIPILGVNMGGLGFLTEINFDDLPTALEKVFAGECQLDKRLMLKVQLQRGDQILYTYSALNDVVISKGHLARMISTKIWVNHAFMTNLRGDGLIVATPTGSTAYSLSAKGPILDPQLEVLLINPICPHTFSHRPFLAPGDVPITIELTSQEPAMATIDGQVGMEILTGDLVQVRASDHRTHLIRFPERSYFEVLRTKLKWGDG from the coding sequence ATGTCTACCTTCCATACTATCGGAATCATCACCAAGCCTAACGCCCCTAACATTCTGCAGGAAATCTCCCATCTCCGTGATTGGTTGGTTTCACATCACAAAACTGTCATTCTTGATTCCACTCAAGGGTTCCCTACTTCTGATAATCCCACCCGTATTCAGATTGCCAAGGAAGCCGACCTTCTCATTGTATTGGGTGGCGATGGCACAATGTTAAGCGGAGCACGGCTCGTTGAACAACGAGGAATTCCCATACTGGGAGTCAATATGGGAGGTCTGGGTTTCCTCACTGAAATCAACTTTGATGATCTCCCCACAGCCTTAGAAAAAGTGTTCGCAGGAGAATGTCAACTGGATAAACGCTTGATGCTAAAAGTCCAGCTACAACGGGGTGACCAAATCCTCTACACCTATTCAGCCTTAAACGACGTGGTAATAAGTAAAGGACATTTAGCGAGAATGATCTCCACCAAAATATGGGTGAATCATGCATTCATGACAAACTTGCGTGGGGATGGACTGATCGTCGCTACCCCGACGGGATCGACAGCTTATTCCCTTTCGGCAAAGGGTCCGATTTTAGATCCACAGCTGGAAGTATTACTAATAAACCCAATTTGCCCGCATACCTTTTCCCACCGCCCCTTCCTCGCCCCTGGTGATGTGCCAATCACCATTGAACTGACAAGTCAGGAACCAGCCATGGCCACCATTGATGGCCAAGTGGGAATGGAAATCCTGACGGGTGATCTTGTGCAGGTTCGAGCATCAGACCACCGTACACACCTCATTCGTTTTCCAGAGCGAAGCTATTTTGAAGTGTTACGCACAAAATTAAAGTGGGGGGATGGGTAA
- a CDS encoding ATP-dependent Clp protease ATP-binding subunit, whose translation MFERFTDRGRKIIILAREEAERHQNDYLGTEHLVLAILRESDGIALMIIKKMGLSPEQIRLEIERNLPGGGTTVTFGEIPFSPRVKKVIEYGVEEARLLGHNHIGSEHLLLGLLREEEGIGGKVLRSLGANLLTARQLTVTFLRKSGTRERDKKSSTPALDEFGRDLTQLAQEGTLDPVIGRSDEIQRVLQILSRRTKNNPALIGESGVGKTAIVEGLAQRIIGLDVPDNLLNRRVIALDLGSLVAGTKYRGQFEERLKVVMKEISQAGNIILFIDELHTLVGAGAAEGSIDAANMLKPALSRGEIQCIGATTLDEYRKHIEKDGALKRRFQPIYVQPPSVEETVQIIQGLRDRYEEHHGVEITDEAVEEAVKLSERYITDRFLPDKAIDLIDETGSRAKLLTYALPPELKSLEQELKRVAREKEVAIGLQNFEEAVKFREEEERFRKLLDDSKRDWKKKQEKNKPVISGEDVAYVISKMTGIPLFKLEEEETEKLLHMEDYLHKRIIGQEEAISAVCRSIRRSRAGLKDAKKPIGSFIFLGPTGVGKTELARALAEFLFNTDDALIRVDMSEYQEKFTSSRLFGAPPGYVGYEEGGQLTEKVRRRPYSVVLFDEIEKAHPDIFNVLLQVLDDGVLTDSLGRKVDFKNTILVMTSNLGTRFIQKGVSLGFQRDVEEEHTSRMRGEVLAELKRHFSPEFLNRIDELVVFHQLTKEHLVSIVDILIGELNARLVERGVYLDVTDEVKQWLIEEGFEQQYGARPLRRTIQRRLGDPLSEELIKGRFKDAKKIKVVLTDQTPNFIEEEVLASV comes from the coding sequence ATGTTCGAACGATTCACGGATCGTGGTAGAAAAATTATAATCCTTGCCAGAGAAGAAGCGGAACGGCACCAAAACGATTATCTGGGGACCGAGCATTTGGTGCTCGCCATTCTTCGAGAGTCGGACGGCATAGCCTTGATGATCATCAAAAAGATGGGTCTCTCGCCGGAACAAATCCGTCTTGAAATCGAACGGAATCTGCCAGGGGGTGGAACAACCGTGACATTCGGCGAAATCCCATTTAGCCCCAGAGTGAAAAAAGTGATTGAATATGGTGTCGAGGAAGCCAGGCTTCTTGGCCACAACCATATCGGGAGTGAACATCTGCTTCTTGGCCTTCTTCGGGAGGAAGAAGGAATAGGTGGCAAGGTGCTTCGTAGTTTAGGGGCCAATCTTTTAACGGCTCGCCAGTTAACCGTCACGTTCCTTAGAAAATCAGGAACCAGGGAGCGAGATAAAAAGAGCAGCACTCCTGCGCTAGATGAATTTGGTAGGGATTTGACGCAGTTGGCTCAGGAGGGAACGCTAGACCCTGTTATCGGACGTTCAGATGAAATCCAAAGGGTACTTCAAATTCTCAGTCGGCGTACGAAAAATAACCCGGCGTTAATTGGTGAATCCGGAGTTGGGAAAACAGCTATTGTGGAAGGGCTGGCCCAGCGAATCATCGGTCTGGATGTTCCGGACAATTTATTGAATCGAAGGGTTATTGCTTTGGATCTTGGTTCTTTAGTAGCAGGGACCAAATATCGAGGGCAATTTGAAGAGCGTCTTAAGGTGGTGATGAAAGAAATTTCCCAAGCGGGGAATATCATTCTCTTTATTGATGAACTTCACACCTTAGTCGGTGCAGGTGCTGCTGAAGGGTCAATTGACGCCGCAAACATGTTAAAGCCGGCTTTATCTCGTGGTGAAATTCAATGTATTGGCGCCACGACCCTGGATGAATATAGAAAGCATATTGAAAAAGATGGGGCACTCAAGCGGCGGTTTCAGCCTATTTATGTTCAGCCCCCTTCCGTAGAAGAAACCGTGCAGATCATTCAAGGGCTACGTGATCGATACGAGGAACACCATGGTGTTGAAATTACGGATGAGGCAGTTGAAGAGGCTGTGAAATTGAGTGAACGGTATATCACCGACCGGTTTTTGCCGGACAAAGCCATTGATCTTATTGATGAGACCGGTTCGCGAGCAAAATTGCTAACGTATGCCCTTCCTCCTGAGTTGAAGTCTCTTGAACAGGAACTTAAAAGGGTCGCTCGTGAAAAGGAAGTGGCAATCGGGCTTCAGAATTTTGAAGAAGCCGTAAAATTTCGCGAAGAGGAAGAGCGGTTCAGAAAATTGTTAGATGATTCAAAGCGTGACTGGAAGAAAAAACAAGAAAAGAATAAACCGGTTATTTCCGGTGAGGACGTAGCCTACGTCATTTCGAAAATGACGGGGATTCCTCTCTTTAAACTTGAAGAAGAAGAAACTGAAAAGCTGCTGCATATGGAAGATTATCTTCACAAGCGCATCATAGGGCAGGAAGAGGCTATTTCTGCGGTTTGTCGGTCTATTCGTCGATCGCGAGCTGGATTAAAAGATGCCAAAAAACCCATTGGGTCGTTTATTTTCCTTGGACCGACCGGTGTAGGGAAGACGGAGCTGGCTCGCGCATTAGCAGAATTCTTGTTCAATACGGATGATGCGTTAATTCGGGTAGACATGTCGGAATACCAGGAGAAATTTACCAGTTCACGCCTGTTTGGCGCCCCTCCTGGGTATGTAGGCTATGAGGAAGGTGGACAATTGACGGAGAAAGTACGACGCCGACCCTATTCAGTTGTGTTATTTGATGAAATTGAAAAAGCCCATCCGGATATATTTAATGTGTTGCTGCAGGTCCTTGATGATGGGGTATTGACGGACAGTTTAGGCCGAAAGGTGGACTTCAAGAATACCATTCTGGTGATGACGTCAAACTTGGGTACCCGATTCATTCAAAAAGGTGTATCGCTCGGGTTCCAGCGTGATGTTGAAGAAGAGCATACTTCACGTATGCGAGGTGAAGTCCTGGCGGAGTTGAAGCGTCATTTCAGTCCTGAATTCTTAAATCGTATTGATGAATTAGTGGTCTTCCACCAACTCACGAAGGAACATTTGGTGAGTATCGTTGACATTCTCATTGGGGAACTCAATGCCCGTCTTGTGGAAAGAGGAGTATATTTAGATGTCACCGACGAGGTGAAGCAGTGGTTGATTGAGGAAGGCTTTGAACAACAATATGGTGCACGTCCTCTACGCCGAACTATTCAACGCCGCCTGGGAGATCCTCTATCTGAAGAACTGATTAAGGGGCGGTTTAAAGATGCCAAAAAGATTAAGGTTGTCCTGACCGACCAAACTCCAAATTTCATTGAAGAAGAGGTGTTAGCGAGTGTTTGA
- the tsaD gene encoding tRNA (adenosine(37)-N6)-threonylcarbamoyltransferase complex transferase subunit TsaD — translation MILGIETSCDETAVAVLDGDGHILSNILDSQVEVHARYGGVVPELASRRHMECLELLTREALDQAKVSLSQLTGIAVTNRPGLVGALLVGVNFAKALAYATNIPLVTVNHLEGHLASAWLSDPNLPTPTMVLIASGGHTHLALVPHRGEYQFIGWTMDDAAGEAFDKGAKMLGLPYPGGPAIDRLAKQGNAQYVSFPRPTLRSQNFNFSFSGLKTALRYFVRDEQQKGSSPLPVADIAASYQEAIVDVLVEKLCRAARQYDVKGVSVVGGVAANSRLRLRLEERARTLGLHVTLPHRALCTDNGAMIAAAGLEKLKRKERAAWDVDAISTLQCKYDESAMAGVLSQ, via the coding sequence GTGATTTTAGGAATTGAAACATCATGTGATGAGACGGCTGTGGCCGTGTTGGATGGGGATGGTCACATCCTCTCAAATATATTGGATTCGCAGGTTGAGGTGCATGCCCGTTACGGGGGAGTGGTCCCGGAATTGGCTTCGCGTCGTCATATGGAATGCCTGGAACTTTTGACAAGGGAAGCCTTGGATCAGGCCAAGGTTTCTCTTTCCCAATTAACGGGAATAGCGGTCACCAATCGTCCTGGATTGGTAGGGGCCTTACTTGTTGGAGTAAATTTTGCCAAAGCTCTGGCCTATGCCACCAATATACCCTTGGTGACGGTTAATCATTTGGAGGGGCATTTGGCGTCGGCATGGTTGTCCGATCCGAATTTGCCCACCCCAACCATGGTCTTGATTGCGTCTGGTGGGCACACGCATTTGGCATTGGTGCCTCATCGTGGAGAATATCAGTTCATTGGATGGACGATGGATGATGCTGCGGGTGAGGCGTTCGATAAAGGCGCCAAAATGCTTGGGCTTCCTTATCCTGGTGGTCCGGCAATTGACCGGCTTGCCAAACAGGGGAATGCTCAATATGTATCCTTCCCTCGCCCAACACTCCGAAGCCAAAATTTCAATTTTAGTTTCAGTGGGCTGAAAACCGCGCTTCGATATTTTGTGCGGGATGAACAACAAAAGGGGAGCTCTCCCTTGCCCGTAGCGGATATAGCGGCCAGTTACCAGGAAGCGATTGTGGATGTATTGGTGGAAAAACTTTGCCGCGCCGCTCGTCAATATGATGTGAAAGGGGTCTCAGTTGTGGGAGGAGTAGCGGCAAACTCTCGCCTTCGTCTGAGGCTTGAAGAGCGTGCTCGCACATTAGGGCTGCATGTAACTCTACCTCACCGTGCGCTCTGCACGGACAATGGTGCCATGATTGCGGCTGCGGGGCTTGAAAAACTCAAGCGCAAGGAGAGGGCAGCATGGGATGTGGATGCGATTTCTACGTTGCAATGTAAATATGATGAATCCGCAATGGCTGGAGTCCTGTCTCAATGA